The following are encoded in a window of Mycobacterium sp. ELW1 genomic DNA:
- a CDS encoding DUF899 family protein gives MSALPPVVDQQAWRTALDELRAREKAATRELDAIAAQRRRLPMVEMPNYVLTGPHGPVTLAEVFDGRSQLIVYNHMWTDGEEWQCPGCTGFTSQFTRLEFLDNYDARFVIVTNGPISEALAYKAKVGNKMDWYSSAGSSFGADVDAAPGEGFGVNVFLREGDTVYRTWHTNGRGTEQLSHSFALIDLLPWGRQEEWQDSPDGWPQRPTYSGWAGSEDIARAYGESPTLHR, from the coding sequence ATGTCCGCACTCCCTCCGGTGGTCGATCAGCAGGCCTGGCGCACCGCACTCGACGAACTGCGCGCCAGGGAGAAGGCCGCCACCCGTGAGCTCGACGCGATCGCCGCGCAACGCCGGCGGCTGCCGATGGTCGAGATGCCGAACTATGTCCTGACCGGACCACACGGCCCCGTCACGCTGGCCGAGGTGTTCGACGGACGTTCACAGCTGATCGTCTACAACCACATGTGGACCGACGGCGAAGAGTGGCAGTGCCCCGGCTGCACCGGATTCACCTCCCAGTTCACCCGGCTGGAATTTCTCGACAATTACGACGCCCGCTTCGTCATCGTCACCAATGGGCCGATCAGCGAAGCCTTGGCTTACAAGGCCAAGGTGGGCAACAAGATGGATTGGTATTCGTCAGCGGGCAGCTCGTTCGGCGCCGACGTCGACGCCGCCCCCGGCGAGGGCTTCGGAGTGAATGTCTTTCTGCGGGAGGGCGATACGGTGTACCGCACCTGGCACACCAACGGCCGTGGCACCGAGCAACTCAGCCACTCCTTCGCCCTTATCGACCTCTTGCCGTGGGGACGCCAGGAAGAGTGGCAGGACTCCCCCGACGGCTGGCCGCAGCGCCCGACATACTCCGGTTGGGCGGGCTCGGAAGACATCGCGCGCGCCTACGGCGAAAGTCCTACGCTGCACAGGTGA
- a CDS encoding class I SAM-dependent methyltransferase: MVETSLWMQKVAADPGHSRWYIERFRAMARAGDDVVGEARFVDAMARRGSHILDAGCGPGRVGGYLASVGHRVVGVDVDPALIEAAEQDHPGPRWLVGDLAELDLPARGITEPFDIIVSAGNVMTFVAPSTRVQVLTRLRAHLKADGRAAIGFGAGRDYEYSQFLDDAAHAGLTPDLLLSTWDVRPFSDDSDFLVALLKPA, translated from the coding sequence ATGGTCGAGACCAGTCTCTGGATGCAGAAAGTCGCGGCCGATCCCGGGCACTCGCGGTGGTACATCGAGCGGTTCCGTGCGATGGCCCGCGCCGGTGACGACGTCGTCGGTGAGGCCCGCTTCGTGGACGCGATGGCCCGGCGCGGCTCCCACATTCTCGACGCCGGCTGCGGCCCCGGGCGGGTGGGCGGATATCTGGCGTCGGTCGGTCATCGGGTGGTCGGCGTCGACGTCGACCCGGCACTGATCGAGGCGGCCGAACAGGACCATCCCGGCCCACGCTGGCTCGTCGGCGACCTCGCCGAACTCGACCTGCCGGCGCGCGGTATCACCGAGCCGTTCGACATCATCGTTTCGGCCGGCAACGTCATGACCTTCGTCGCGCCCAGCACCCGCGTGCAGGTGCTGACCCGGCTGCGTGCCCACCTCAAAGCCGACGGACGCGCGGCGATCGGCTTCGGCGCCGGGCGCGACTACGAGTACAGCCAGTTCCTGGACGACGCCGCCCACGCCGGACTCACGCCCGATCTGCTGCTGTCCACGTGGGATGTGCGGCCGTTTTCCGATGACTCCGACTTTCTCGTCGCGCTGCTCAAACCAGCGTAG
- the helR gene encoding RNA polymerase recycling motor ATPase HelR: MTTQAHDHELESEREYLADLHDRLDAKRRRVKAQYRDALAGPIDIQDGGTLVARDAEVRALAQSMARLDVADHGLCFGRLDAVSGERLYVGRIGIFDEHNDHEPLLIDWRAPAARAFYVATAASPEGMRRRRQFHSLGRRLVDFTDEVFGRPDPNAGDNSPFSSDAALLAAVNAPRGEGMRDIVATIQAEQDEIIRLDHPGVLVIEGGPGTGKTVVALHRVAYLLYTQRQRIERHGVLVVGPNQAFMNHIGRVLPSLGESEVVFMTVGDLLPGLHVTAEDTPDIARIKGSRAMLTVLAAAIADRQRVPEHPLEIPLGDVTMQIAADTAGWAIDEARASGLPHNAARAVFRDIVTYVLTERGIARIGRGWLTRDNRDAWEKVRADLLTDLEDNERFLAALDQLWPVLEPHELLAELYTSPERLRAAGADPTLLREVGDAWTTSDVPLLDELVDLLGRDKAADDAAAQALKEETDYARGVLENMVAHEDLMDDEDHLLAQDLIDAEGLAERFTEGDYRDLAERAAADRDWTYRHVVVDEAQELSEMDWRVLMRRCPSRSFTVVGDLAQRRSMAGARSWAQMLEPYVPGRWVYRSLSVNYRTPAEIMTVAAAVLADFAPDVRPPESVRACGVRPWSRRVTAEQMPGAIEEFVAAEAGHDGTSIVIGPPGMPGVVAPSETKGLEFDAVLVVEPERILADGPRGAAELYVALTRATQRLGVLHQDPLPPALAGLVEYDG; this comes from the coding sequence ATGACGACGCAGGCACACGACCATGAGCTGGAGTCCGAGCGCGAATACCTGGCCGATCTCCATGACCGGCTCGACGCCAAGCGCAGGCGGGTCAAAGCCCAATACCGCGACGCACTCGCGGGACCGATCGACATCCAGGACGGCGGAACCCTGGTGGCCCGCGATGCCGAGGTGCGGGCACTGGCCCAATCGATGGCCCGATTGGACGTGGCTGACCACGGTCTGTGTTTCGGGCGGCTGGACGCTGTATCGGGCGAGCGACTCTACGTCGGCCGCATCGGCATCTTCGATGAGCACAACGACCACGAACCGCTGCTGATCGACTGGCGGGCACCGGCCGCCCGGGCTTTCTATGTAGCCACCGCCGCAAGCCCGGAGGGGATGCGGCGGCGGCGGCAGTTCCACTCCCTCGGGCGACGACTGGTCGATTTCACCGATGAAGTGTTCGGCCGCCCCGACCCCAACGCCGGTGACAACAGCCCGTTCAGCAGCGACGCGGCACTGCTCGCGGCAGTCAACGCTCCCCGCGGCGAGGGCATGCGCGACATCGTGGCCACAATCCAGGCCGAACAGGACGAGATCATCCGGCTCGATCACCCTGGCGTGCTGGTGATCGAGGGCGGCCCCGGCACCGGCAAGACCGTGGTGGCACTGCACCGCGTCGCGTACCTGCTCTACACCCAACGGCAGCGGATCGAACGCCACGGGGTGCTCGTCGTCGGGCCCAACCAGGCGTTCATGAACCACATCGGGCGCGTGCTGCCATCACTGGGCGAGTCGGAGGTGGTGTTCATGACGGTCGGCGATCTCCTCCCCGGTCTGCACGTCACCGCAGAGGACACCCCGGACATCGCCCGCATCAAGGGTTCTCGCGCGATGCTGACCGTCCTTGCGGCGGCGATCGCAGACCGCCAACGTGTGCCCGAGCACCCGTTGGAGATCCCGCTGGGCGATGTCACGATGCAGATCGCCGCCGACACCGCGGGGTGGGCCATCGACGAGGCGCGCGCAAGCGGACTGCCGCACAACGCGGCCCGTGCGGTGTTCCGAGACATCGTCACCTACGTACTGACCGAGCGCGGAATCGCCCGGATCGGCCGCGGCTGGCTGACCCGCGACAATCGCGACGCCTGGGAGAAGGTGCGTGCGGATCTGCTCACCGACCTCGAAGACAACGAGCGGTTCCTCGCGGCCCTCGACCAACTCTGGCCGGTCCTCGAGCCGCACGAACTGCTGGCCGAGCTGTATACCTCGCCCGAGCGGCTACGCGCCGCCGGCGCCGACCCGACGCTACTGCGAGAAGTCGGTGACGCCTGGACAACCTCGGATGTGCCGCTGCTCGACGAGTTGGTCGACCTGCTGGGCCGCGACAAGGCGGCCGACGATGCCGCCGCACAGGCACTCAAGGAGGAAACCGACTACGCCAGAGGCGTTTTGGAGAACATGGTCGCCCACGAAGACCTGATGGACGACGAAGACCACCTGCTCGCGCAGGACCTGATCGACGCCGAGGGCCTGGCCGAACGCTTCACCGAGGGCGACTACCGAGATCTGGCCGAACGCGCGGCCGCCGACCGGGACTGGACCTATCGGCACGTCGTCGTCGACGAGGCCCAGGAGCTCTCCGAGATGGACTGGCGGGTGCTGATGCGCCGCTGCCCGAGTCGGTCGTTCACGGTCGTCGGCGATCTCGCGCAGCGCCGCTCGATGGCCGGTGCGAGGTCGTGGGCGCAGATGCTGGAGCCGTACGTGCCCGGCCGGTGGGTGTACCGGTCGCTGTCGGTGAACTACCGCACCCCCGCCGAGATCATGACCGTCGCCGCCGCGGTGTTGGCCGATTTCGCGCCCGACGTCCGGCCCCCGGAGTCGGTGCGCGCGTGCGGTGTTCGCCCTTGGTCCCGGCGGGTCACCGCAGAGCAGATGCCGGGCGCCATCGAAGAATTCGTCGCGGCCGAGGCCGGTCACGACGGGACCAGCATCGTGATCGGACCGCCGGGCATGCCGGGTGTGGTGGCGCCGTCGGAAACCAAGGGCCTCGAATTCGACGCGGTGCTGGTCGTGGAGCCGGAACGCATTCTTGCCGACGGTCCGCGCGGCGCGGCCGAGCTCTACGTGGCGCTCACCCGGGCCACCCAGCGATTGGGTGTGCTGCATCAAGACCCATTGCCGCCGGCACTGGCCGGTCTGGTCGAGTACGACGGCTGA
- a CDS encoding TIGR03667 family PPOX class F420-dependent oxidoreductase: MATELSQEVRDRLVGDNFGWLTTVAKSGQPVPKLVWFYFDGTDVIIYTAPGSAKVRHIGSHPRVSLNLDSSGDGGGIIVVGGPATIDNEDADPRDDAAFWAKYGALSDQAGLTDSMGNYNLRLRISIDKVWTTPTE, encoded by the coding sequence ATGGCAACTGAACTGAGTCAAGAGGTGCGCGATCGGCTTGTCGGCGACAACTTCGGCTGGTTGACCACAGTCGCCAAATCCGGCCAGCCGGTGCCCAAGTTGGTGTGGTTTTACTTCGACGGCACCGACGTCATCATCTACACGGCGCCCGGCTCGGCCAAGGTGCGCCACATCGGCTCGCATCCGCGGGTCAGCCTGAATCTGGACTCCAGCGGCGATGGCGGAGGCATCATCGTCGTGGGCGGTCCCGCCACCATCGACAACGAGGATGCCGACCCGCGTGACGACGCGGCGTTCTGGGCGAAATACGGTGCGCTGTCAGACCAAGCCGGGTTGACCGACTCGATGGGAAACTACAACCTGCGGCTTCGGATCAGCATCGACAAGGTGTGGACGACGCCGACGGAGTGA
- a CDS encoding nitroreductase/quinone reductase family protein yields MRYSGAGGSLGASQPAVWAIRNVVAPVHRWIYRCSRGRVLARNILLLSTQGCRTGKVHTNPVFFLRDSDQFVICNVRPRNERTNPWVLNLRAHPTATVQIGADRITCDARELEDAQVDRYWPRLVALWPAYREHYERSGDRTVFVLEPRV; encoded by the coding sequence ATGCGCTATTCCGGCGCCGGCGGATCGCTCGGTGCGAGCCAACCCGCGGTGTGGGCCATCAGGAATGTGGTCGCACCCGTGCACCGGTGGATTTATCGCTGCTCGCGCGGACGAGTGTTGGCGCGCAACATTCTCTTGTTATCCACTCAGGGCTGCAGGACGGGAAAAGTCCACACCAACCCGGTTTTCTTCCTTCGGGATTCAGATCAGTTCGTCATATGCAACGTGCGGCCGCGTAATGAACGAACGAATCCCTGGGTTCTGAACCTGCGCGCCCACCCGACCGCAACGGTTCAAATCGGTGCCGACCGCATCACCTGTGATGCGCGTGAACTCGAGGATGCACAGGTTGATCGGTACTGGCCACGACTCGTCGCGCTCTGGCCCGCCTACCGAGAGCATTACGAACGGAGCGGGGACCGGACAGTCTTCGTCCTCGAGCCGCGCGTCTGA
- a CDS encoding error-prone DNA polymerase, with protein sequence MRWFNGPPSWGEMERVLNGKPRRPGLSLGEPHADGGDSPAWSRRREPYEPIGDRPLRSAVPYAELHAHSAYSFLDGASTPEELVEEASRLDLRAIALTDHDGLYGVVRFAEAAKELDMRTVFGAELSLSNTARTEVPDPPGPHLLVLARGPEGYRRLSRQLSVAHLAGGEKGKPRYDYDSLTEAAGGHWHILTGCRKGHVRQALSEGGPQAAEAALADLVDRFGRDRVSIELSHHGDPFDDERNAALAALAPRFGVGIVATTGAHFAEPSRGRLAMAMGAIRARQSLDEAAGWLAPLGGAHLRSGDEMARLFAQYPEVVSAAADLGEQCAFGLALIAPQLPPFDVPDGHTEDSWLRELVMVGAARRYGPRTGAPEAYAQLERELEVIAALKFPGYFLVVHDITRFCRENDILCQGRGSAANSAVCYALGVTAVDPIANELLFERFLSPARDGPPDIDIDIESDLREKAIQYVYDRYGRDYAAQVANVITYRGKSAVRDMARALGFSQGQQDAWSKQISHWHSGADSADLEGIPEPVVDLAVQIKNLPRHMGIHSGGMVICDRPIADVCPVEWARMENRSVLQWDKDDCAAIGLVKFDMLGLGMLSALHYCIDLVAEHKGIEVDLARLDLSEPAVYEMLQKADSVGVFQVESRAQMATLPRLKPRVFYDLVVEVALIRPGPIQGGSVHPYIKRRNGLEEVTYDHPSMEPALRKTLGVPLFQEQLMQLAVDCAGFSAAEADQLRRAMGSKRSTEKMRRLRDRFYAGMAQRHGITGEIAERIYDKLEAFANFGFPESHSLSFASLVYYSSWFKLHHPAAFCAALLRAQPMGFYSPQSLVADARRHGVTVHGPDINASLAHPTLENSGMEVRLGLGAVRHIGDELAQRIVVERDAGGPYSSLLDLTGRVQLSVPQTEALATAGALGCFAMTRREGLWAAGAAASQRPDRLPGVGSSSHVPALPGMTEVELAASDVWATGISPDSYPTQFLREDLDAMGVVTADRLLDVPDGSRVLIAGAVTHRQRPATAQGVTFMNIEDETGMVNVLCTPGVWNRHRKLAQTASALLIRGQVQNATGAVTVMAERMGRITLKVSSRSRDFR encoded by the coding sequence GTGCGCTGGTTCAACGGGCCGCCGAGTTGGGGCGAGATGGAGCGGGTGCTCAACGGCAAGCCCCGCCGCCCCGGCCTGTCGCTGGGCGAACCGCACGCGGACGGTGGAGACAGCCCGGCGTGGTCGCGTCGACGGGAACCCTACGAACCGATCGGCGACCGACCGTTGCGTTCGGCGGTGCCCTACGCCGAGCTGCATGCGCATTCGGCCTACAGCTTCCTCGACGGAGCCAGTACCCCCGAGGAACTCGTGGAGGAGGCGTCGCGGCTGGACCTGCGGGCCATCGCGCTGACCGACCACGACGGACTCTATGGTGTGGTGCGATTCGCCGAGGCTGCGAAAGAACTGGACATGCGCACCGTCTTCGGAGCCGAACTGTCGTTGAGCAATACCGCCCGCACCGAGGTGCCCGATCCGCCGGGTCCGCACCTGCTGGTGCTGGCCCGCGGGCCGGAAGGCTACCGTCGGCTGTCTCGTCAGTTGTCCGTCGCGCATCTGGCCGGCGGCGAGAAGGGCAAACCGCGCTACGACTACGACTCGCTCACCGAGGCTGCCGGCGGCCATTGGCACATTCTGACGGGATGCCGTAAAGGTCATGTCCGGCAAGCTCTTTCCGAAGGTGGCCCGCAGGCTGCGGAAGCGGCGCTGGCCGATCTGGTGGACCGTTTCGGCCGGGACCGGGTCAGCATCGAGTTGAGCCACCACGGTGATCCGTTCGACGACGAGCGCAATGCCGCGCTGGCCGCGCTGGCTCCCCGGTTCGGGGTGGGGATCGTCGCCACCACCGGGGCGCACTTCGCCGAGCCGAGTCGCGGCCGGCTGGCCATGGCGATGGGAGCGATCCGGGCACGCCAGTCGCTGGACGAGGCGGCCGGCTGGCTGGCACCGCTGGGTGGTGCGCATCTGCGGTCTGGTGACGAGATGGCCCGGCTCTTTGCTCAGTATCCCGAAGTCGTCAGCGCCGCAGCCGATCTCGGTGAGCAGTGCGCTTTCGGGCTGGCGCTGATCGCCCCGCAGCTGCCCCCGTTCGACGTGCCCGACGGGCACACCGAGGACAGCTGGTTGCGCGAGCTGGTGATGGTCGGCGCCGCCCGGCGCTATGGGCCGCGCACGGGTGCGCCGGAGGCCTACGCCCAACTCGAGCGTGAACTCGAGGTCATCGCCGCGTTGAAGTTCCCGGGGTACTTCCTGGTGGTTCACGACATCACCCGGTTCTGCCGGGAGAACGACATCCTCTGTCAGGGAAGGGGATCAGCAGCCAATTCTGCGGTGTGTTACGCGCTGGGTGTCACCGCCGTCGACCCGATCGCCAACGAACTGCTCTTCGAGCGGTTCCTGTCCCCGGCTCGCGACGGTCCGCCCGACATCGACATCGACATCGAGTCGGACCTTCGGGAGAAGGCCATCCAGTACGTCTACGACCGCTACGGCCGTGACTATGCCGCGCAGGTCGCCAACGTCATCACCTACCGGGGCAAGAGTGCGGTGCGCGACATGGCACGTGCACTCGGTTTTTCGCAGGGGCAGCAGGATGCCTGGAGTAAACAGATCAGTCACTGGCACTCCGGGGCCGACTCGGCTGACCTCGAGGGCATCCCCGAGCCGGTGGTCGACTTGGCGGTCCAGATCAAGAACCTGCCCCGGCACATGGGTATCCACTCCGGCGGCATGGTGATCTGCGACCGCCCGATCGCCGACGTCTGCCCGGTGGAGTGGGCGCGCATGGAGAACCGCAGCGTGTTGCAGTGGGACAAAGATGACTGCGCGGCAATCGGATTGGTGAAGTTCGACATGCTCGGCCTCGGCATGCTCTCGGCGCTGCACTACTGCATCGATCTGGTGGCCGAACACAAAGGCATCGAGGTCGACCTGGCCCGCCTGGATCTGTCCGAACCCGCGGTGTACGAGATGCTGCAGAAGGCGGATTCGGTCGGGGTGTTCCAGGTGGAGTCGCGCGCCCAGATGGCCACCCTGCCGCGGCTGAAGCCGCGGGTGTTCTACGACCTGGTGGTGGAGGTGGCACTGATCCGTCCCGGACCCATCCAGGGCGGCTCGGTGCATCCCTACATCAAACGGCGCAACGGGCTCGAGGAGGTCACCTACGACCATCCGTCGATGGAACCTGCGCTGCGAAAGACGTTGGGGGTTCCGCTGTTCCAGGAGCAGCTCATGCAGCTGGCGGTGGATTGTGCGGGCTTTTCGGCCGCCGAGGCCGACCAGTTGCGCCGGGCCATGGGGTCCAAGCGTTCCACCGAGAAGATGCGACGGCTGCGAGACCGGTTCTATGCCGGGATGGCGCAGCGCCACGGCATCACCGGCGAGATCGCCGAACGGATCTACGACAAGCTGGAAGCGTTTGCCAATTTCGGCTTCCCGGAAAGCCATTCGCTGAGCTTCGCCTCGCTGGTGTACTACTCCTCGTGGTTCAAGTTGCACCACCCCGCGGCGTTCTGCGCCGCGCTGCTGCGTGCCCAGCCGATGGGTTTCTATTCGCCGCAGTCACTGGTCGCCGACGCCCGCAGACACGGGGTGACTGTGCACGGGCCCGACATCAATGCCAGCTTGGCGCATCCCACGCTGGAGAACTCCGGGATGGAGGTGCGGCTGGGATTGGGCGCGGTGCGGCACATCGGTGACGAGCTGGCTCAGCGGATCGTCGTGGAGCGCGATGCCGGTGGACCGTACTCCTCATTGCTGGACCTGACTGGGCGGGTGCAGCTTTCGGTTCCGCAGACCGAGGCGCTGGCCACCGCCGGCGCGCTGGGCTGTTTCGCGATGACCCGACGGGAGGGGCTGTGGGCGGCCGGGGCGGCGGCGTCCCAGCGCCCAGACCGGCTGCCCGGCGTCGGCTCGTCGTCACACGTGCCGGCCCTGCCCGGCATGACCGAGGTGGAATTGGCCGCTTCCGACGTGTGGGCCACCGGGATCTCACCGGACAGCTATCCCACCCAGTTCCTGCGCGAAGACCTCGACGCGATGGGTGTGGTCACTGCCGACCGGCTGTTGGACGTACCCGACGGCAGCCGGGTGCTGATCGCGGGCGCGGTGACACACCGGCAGCGGCCGGCCACCGCGCAGGGCGTGACGTTCATGAACATCGAGGACGAGACCGGCATGGTCAATGTGCTGTGTACGCCGGGGGTGTGGAACCGGCATCGGAAACTGGCCCAGACCGCTTCGGCGCTGCTGATCCGCGGGCAGGTGCAGAACGCCACGGGGGCGGTGACCGTGATGGCCGAACGGATGGGCCGCATCACGTTGAAAGTGAGTTCGCGTTCGCGCGACTTCAGGTGA
- a CDS encoding tRNA (cytidine(34)-2'-O)-methyltransferase: MFRILFYSPRIAPNTGNAIRMVAATGCELHLVEPLGFDLSEPKLRRAGLDYHDLASVTVHASLDQAWAAMAGARVFAFTAHATRSSFDIAYQPGDVMLFGPEPTGLDAATLADPHITEQVRIPMLSGRRSLNLANAAAVVAYEAWRQHGFDGGV; this comes from the coding sequence GTGTTCAGAATCCTCTTCTACTCACCACGGATCGCGCCGAACACCGGTAATGCGATCCGGATGGTGGCCGCGACCGGATGCGAATTGCATTTGGTGGAGCCGCTGGGCTTCGACCTGTCCGAACCGAAGCTGCGCCGCGCCGGATTGGACTATCACGACCTGGCGTCGGTGACGGTGCACGCCAGCCTGGATCAGGCCTGGGCGGCGATGGCCGGCGCGCGGGTGTTCGCGTTCACGGCGCACGCCACGCGATCATCGTTCGATATCGCCTACCAACCTGGCGACGTGATGCTGTTCGGGCCCGAACCGACGGGTCTGGACGCCGCCACGCTGGCCGACCCGCACATCACCGAGCAGGTGCGCATCCCGATGCTGTCCGGGCGGCGGTCACTGAATCTGGCCAACGCTGCCGCGGTGGTGGCCTATGAGGCGTGGCGGCAGCATGGCTTCGACGGTGGGGTCTAG
- a CDS encoding IS481 family transposase has product MVHRNAPLSETGRLRLARCVVEDGWTLRRAAERFQVAVTTAARWARRYRELGEAGMADRSSRPHHSPNQTPTRTERRIIKVRVLRRWGPARIAYLLGLNVSTVHNVLRRYGLAKLRWLDRPTGRVIRRMESASPGDLVHVDVKKVGKIPAGGGWRMLGRSAGNHHSRKDRSIGTGSDRSGRRGYHFLHTAIDAHSRLAYSELLIDERKDTAADFWQRANEWFNACGFTVRKVLTDNGSCYRSHSFRDALGQIEHRRTKPYRPQTNGKVERFHRTLADEWAYARLYTSDAERCAEFPRWLHTYNHHRGHTALGGQPPATRVPNLSGQYS; this is encoded by the coding sequence ATGGTCCACCGTAATGCCCCCTTGTCCGAAACCGGTCGTCTGCGGCTGGCACGTTGCGTTGTCGAGGATGGCTGGACGCTGCGACGGGCGGCCGAGCGGTTCCAGGTTGCGGTCACTACCGCTGCGCGCTGGGCCCGCCGCTACCGCGAACTAGGCGAAGCCGGCATGGCCGACCGCAGCTCACGCCCACATCACAGCCCTAATCAAACCCCCACACGCACCGAGCGGCGCATCATTAAAGTCCGAGTACTTCGACGTTGGGGACCGGCTCGCATTGCTTATCTGCTGGGACTGAATGTCTCGACTGTCCACAACGTGTTGAGGCGCTACGGCCTAGCCAAGCTGCGGTGGCTGGACCGGCCCACCGGGCGAGTTATCCGGCGGATGGAGTCAGCCAGCCCCGGCGACCTGGTGCATGTCGATGTCAAGAAGGTAGGCAAGATCCCGGCTGGCGGCGGATGGCGCATGTTGGGCCGCAGCGCAGGAAATCATCACTCCCGCAAGGACAGAAGCATAGGAACTGGCAGCGACCGTTCCGGGCGGCGTGGTTATCACTTCTTGCACACCGCCATCGACGCTCACTCCCGGCTGGCCTACTCCGAACTGCTAATCGACGAACGCAAAGACACAGCTGCTGACTTCTGGCAAAGGGCTAACGAATGGTTCAACGCATGCGGCTTCACCGTACGGAAAGTGTTGACAGACAACGGCTCCTGTTACCGATCCCACTCATTCCGAGATGCACTCGGGCAGATCGAACATCGTCGAACCAAACCCTATCGACCCCAGACGAACGGCAAGGTGGAGCGATTCCACCGAACCCTTGCCGATGAATGGGCATATGCGCGGCTCTACACCAGCGACGCCGAACGGTGCGCGGAGTTCCCTCGCTGGCTGCATACCTACAATCACCATCGCGGCCACACCGCACTCGGCGGCCAACCACCCGCCACCCGCGTACCTAACCTCTCAGGTCAGTACAGCTAG
- a CDS encoding nitroreductase family protein, whose protein sequence is MTLDLTVDELLTSTRSVRKRLDFDRPVPREVLMECLDLALQAPTGSNAQGWQFLFVEDPAKKKALADIYRATGTPYLDMPAPVRGDMRDAQMDSVLSSAKYLNENLEKAPVFLIPCLEGRPDGAPAGMQASYWGSLIPAVWSFMLALRSRGLGSAYTTLHLIGDGEKQAAELLGIPFDQYTQGGLWPIAYTKGTDFKPAKRLPAEQLTHWDTW, encoded by the coding sequence ATGACACTCGATCTGACCGTTGATGAACTCCTTACTTCCACCCGATCGGTGCGTAAGCGGCTCGACTTCGACCGGCCGGTGCCGCGCGAGGTACTGATGGAGTGTCTGGATCTGGCCTTGCAGGCGCCGACAGGTTCCAATGCCCAAGGCTGGCAATTCTTGTTCGTCGAGGACCCCGCCAAGAAGAAGGCGCTGGCCGATATCTATCGGGCCACCGGCACGCCCTACCTCGACATGCCCGCCCCGGTTCGCGGCGATATGCGCGATGCACAGATGGACTCGGTGCTCAGCTCGGCCAAGTACCTCAACGAGAACCTGGAGAAGGCTCCGGTGTTCCTGATCCCGTGCCTGGAGGGGCGCCCGGACGGTGCCCCCGCCGGCATGCAGGCGTCCTACTGGGGTTCCCTCATTCCCGCCGTCTGGAGTTTCATGCTGGCCCTGCGGTCACGCGGGCTGGGCTCGGCGTACACGACGCTGCACCTGATCGGGGATGGCGAAAAGCAGGCCGCCGAATTGCTCGGCATCCCGTTCGACCAGTACACCCAGGGCGGCCTCTGGCCGATCGCCTACACCAAGGGCACGGACTTCAAGCCCGCCAAGCGGCTGCCCGCAGAGCAGCTCACCCACTGGGACACCTGGTGA
- a CDS encoding VIT family protein — translation MTSPQLHPSEPHHDAFGSRLNWLRAGVLGANDGIVSTAGIVVGVAAATVERAPIFTAGIAALAAGALSMAVGEYVSVSTQRDSEKAMLSKERRELDTEPAAELDELAALYEAKGLSPATARTVAEELTDHDAFAAHVDIELRIDPDELTNPWQAAFSSAVSFTVGAVLPLLAILLPPASIRVPITFVAVLIALGVTGWVSARLGGANPRRAIYRVVIGGALAMAITFGIGHLVGGAVG, via the coding sequence GTGACAAGCCCTCAGCTTCATCCGTCCGAACCCCACCACGACGCGTTCGGCAGCCGCCTGAACTGGTTGCGTGCCGGGGTCCTCGGCGCCAACGACGGCATCGTGTCGACCGCGGGCATCGTCGTCGGCGTCGCCGCGGCGACCGTCGAGCGCGCTCCCATCTTCACCGCAGGCATCGCGGCCCTGGCCGCCGGTGCCCTGTCGATGGCGGTCGGTGAATACGTGTCGGTCAGCACCCAACGCGATTCCGAGAAAGCGATGCTGAGCAAGGAGCGCCGCGAACTGGACACCGAGCCCGCCGCCGAGCTCGACGAGCTGGCCGCGCTCTACGAAGCCAAGGGCCTGTCCCCCGCCACCGCGCGCACAGTGGCCGAGGAGCTCACTGATCACGACGCATTCGCCGCCCACGTCGACATCGAACTGCGCATCGACCCCGACGAACTGACCAACCCGTGGCAGGCCGCGTTCTCTTCAGCCGTGTCGTTCACCGTCGGCGCGGTGCTGCCGCTGCTGGCAATCCTGTTGCCGCCGGCATCGATTCGCGTTCCGATCACATTCGTCGCCGTGCTGATCGCCCTGGGGGTCACCGGCTGGGTCAGCGCGCGCCTCGGCGGCGCCAATCCGCGGCGGGCGATCTACCGGGTGGTCATCGGGGGTGCGCTAGCGATGGCCATCACGTTCGGCATCGGCCACCTCGTCGGTGGCGCGGTCGGTTGA